A single region of the Hyalangium ruber genome encodes:
- a CDS encoding S1 family peptidase — translation MNRFLLGAPALFAFLSCASAAPSSTPASVAEAPRVAVPVEKAVAVRSERPTRKQLVRRIVPHNVRLVVTEGGKSRRTASGVVIGTDRTADGVASYVITNAHAVDVEDLKAPRMIITQERQAELSEYPVEVVATGKVPEMDLALLRVPGVELEPAELADDTELELGEDVVVAACPFGKSLSLSGGMLSQVEWDRESKRPKMVKTDAPIGYGASGGGIFSLETGKLLAIVEGYRTAKVGFAVAEKDYSFDVPMPGETFAAPTSKVRGFLESKGYGRLLNRASEGGVGQTAQR, via the coding sequence ATGAACCGGTTTCTCCTCGGGGCCCCCGCCCTGTTCGCCTTCCTGTCCTGCGCCAGCGCCGCGCCGTCGTCGACGCCCGCCTCCGTCGCCGAGGCTCCGCGCGTGGCGGTACCGGTGGAGAAGGCGGTCGCGGTGCGCTCGGAGCGACCCACGCGCAAGCAGCTGGTCCGGCGAATCGTGCCGCACAACGTGCGCCTGGTGGTGACCGAGGGCGGCAAGTCGCGCCGGACGGCCTCTGGCGTGGTGATCGGCACCGATCGCACGGCGGACGGGGTGGCCAGCTACGTCATCACCAACGCGCACGCGGTGGATGTGGAGGACCTGAAGGCGCCGCGGATGATCATCACCCAGGAGCGCCAGGCCGAGCTGTCCGAGTACCCGGTGGAGGTGGTGGCCACGGGCAAGGTGCCGGAGATGGATCTGGCGCTGCTGCGCGTGCCGGGGGTGGAGCTGGAGCCGGCGGAGCTGGCGGACGACACGGAGCTGGAGCTGGGCGAGGACGTGGTGGTGGCGGCGTGCCCGTTCGGCAAGTCGCTGTCGCTGTCGGGCGGCATGCTCTCGCAGGTGGAGTGGGACCGGGAGAGCAAGCGCCCGAAGATGGTGAAGACGGACGCGCCCATCGGCTACGGGGCCTCGGGCGGCGGCATCTTCAGCCTGGAGACGGGCAAGCTCCTGGCCATCGTCGAGGGCTACCGGACGGCGAAGGTGGGCTTCGCGGTGGCGGAGAAGGACTACAGCTTCGACGTGCCGATGCCGGGTGAGACGTTCGCCGCGCCCACCTCGAAGGTGCGTGGATTCCTGGAGTCCAAGGGCTACGGCCGGCTGCTGAACCGGGCCTCCGAGGGTGGGGTAGGGCAGACGGCGCAGCGATAG
- the msrA gene encoding peptide-methionine (S)-S-oxide reductase MsrA, with amino-acid sequence MPSRSTRLAVLAVAAALVGTAAVAVEPAKKEAKLATATFAGGCFWSMEIPFDKLSGVVSTTSGFIGGTKANPTYEEVSEGGTGHAEAVQVAYDPSKVSYAQLLEAFWHNVDPLTPNAQFCDRGAEYRTAIFFHDAEQQRLAEESKRQLEASGRFNRPIVTQIVSASAFYPAEEYHQDYYQKNPAHYRAYRVGCGRDARLAEIWGKDAPKK; translated from the coding sequence ATGCCCTCACGCTCTACACGCCTTGCAGTGCTTGCTGTCGCCGCCGCGCTGGTGGGAACCGCCGCCGTGGCCGTCGAACCCGCGAAGAAGGAGGCGAAGCTCGCCACCGCCACCTTCGCGGGAGGGTGCTTCTGGAGCATGGAGATCCCGTTCGACAAGCTGTCGGGCGTGGTGTCCACCACCTCGGGGTTCATCGGCGGAACGAAGGCCAACCCCACCTATGAAGAGGTCTCCGAGGGGGGCACGGGCCACGCCGAGGCGGTTCAGGTCGCCTATGACCCGAGCAAGGTGAGCTACGCCCAGTTGCTCGAAGCCTTCTGGCACAACGTGGATCCGCTCACGCCCAACGCGCAGTTCTGCGACAGGGGCGCCGAGTACCGAACGGCGATCTTCTTCCACGATGCGGAGCAGCAGCGGCTCGCCGAGGAGTCCAAGCGCCAGCTCGAGGCGTCGGGACGCTTCAACAGGCCCATCGTGACGCAGATCGTCTCCGCCTCCGCGTTCTACCCGGCGGAGGAGTACCACCAGGACTACTACCAGAAGAACCCGGCGCACTATCGCGCCTACCGCGTCGGGTGCGGTCGTGACGCGCGCCTCGCGGAGATCTGGGGCAAGGACGCGCCGAAGAAGTAG